The Sphingomonas sanxanigenens DSM 19645 = NX02 genome includes a region encoding these proteins:
- a CDS encoding VOC family protein, producing MSRVTEIRHVGYGVPDLAAERAFYADQWKLVEAGEEAGMVHFAAEGGEELYVVRLRQSAEKRIDVIALAADDRAAVDGLHGRVVASGCRIIFAPRDLETPGGGYGFRFFSPDGLPFEISSDVARRTPRQLSRWEGVPQKISHIVLHSPDHQALVRWFVDVLGFRVSDWLGDFMCFLRCNSAHHRLAILPGPPCLNHVAYDMLSVDDMMAGIARLKQKGTDIRWGPGRHTAGNNTFSYFTTPAGFAVEYTSELEEVDFEGHAAKVHIPGPRVMDQWGIGVGGPQTMPHPEPDKGLFQAVEA from the coding sequence ATGAGCCGCGTCACCGAAATCCGCCATGTCGGTTATGGCGTGCCCGATCTGGCCGCCGAACGCGCCTTCTACGCGGACCAATGGAAGCTGGTGGAAGCCGGCGAGGAGGCCGGCATGGTCCATTTCGCGGCCGAGGGCGGCGAGGAGCTGTATGTCGTCCGGCTGCGGCAAAGCGCTGAGAAGCGCATCGACGTGATCGCGCTCGCGGCGGACGATCGCGCGGCGGTCGACGGGCTGCACGGCCGGGTCGTGGCGTCGGGGTGCCGGATCATCTTCGCGCCGCGGGATCTGGAGACGCCGGGCGGCGGCTATGGCTTCCGCTTCTTCTCGCCGGACGGGCTGCCGTTCGAGATTTCCAGCGACGTCGCGCGCCGCACCCCGCGCCAGTTGTCGCGGTGGGAAGGGGTGCCGCAGAAGATCAGCCATATCGTGCTGCATTCGCCGGATCACCAGGCGCTGGTGCGCTGGTTCGTCGACGTGCTGGGCTTCAGGGTGAGCGACTGGCTGGGCGATTTCATGTGCTTCCTGCGCTGCAATTCGGCGCATCACCGCCTTGCGATCCTGCCGGGGCCGCCCTGCCTCAACCATGTCGCCTATGACATGCTGAGCGTGGACGACATGATGGCCGGGATCGCCCGCCTGAAGCAGAAGGGCACCGACATCCGCTGGGGGCCAGGCCGCCACACCGCGGGCAACAACACCTTCAGCTATTTCACGACGCCGGCGGGGTTCGCGGTCGAATATACGTCCGAGCTGGAAGAGGTGGATTTCGAAGGCCATGCGGCGAAGGTCCACATCCCCGGGCCCAGGGTGATGGACCAGTGGGGCATCGGCGTCGGCGGTCCGCAGACGATGCCGCATCCCGAGCCCGACAAGGGGCTGTTCCAGGCGGTGGAGGCCTGA